One genomic segment of Rhizobium gallicum bv. gallicum R602sp includes these proteins:
- the fabI gene encoding enoyl-ACP reductase FabI, producing the protein MTAIMQGKRGLIMGVANNHSIAWGISRALAAQGAELAFTYQGEALGKRVKPLAAEVGSDFVVPCDVEDIASVDGVVGALEERWGKLDFIVHAIGFSDKNELKGLYADTTRENFSRTMVISCFSFTEIARRCAPLMAEGGSMLTLTYNGSTRVIPNYNVMGVAKAALEASVRYLAADYGPRGIRVNAISAGPIRTLAGAGISDARAILSWNQRNAPLRKTVSIDQVGNSALYLLSDLSAGVTGEIHFVDAGYNITSMPTLDTLRKADVE; encoded by the coding sequence ATGACCGCAATCATGCAGGGTAAGCGCGGGCTCATCATGGGCGTCGCCAACAACCATTCTATCGCCTGGGGTATATCAAGGGCGCTTGCAGCCCAAGGCGCCGAGCTTGCCTTTACCTATCAGGGAGAGGCGCTCGGCAAGCGGGTGAAACCGCTCGCAGCGGAAGTCGGCTCGGATTTCGTCGTACCCTGCGACGTCGAAGACATTGCCTCAGTCGACGGCGTTGTTGGTGCACTCGAGGAGCGTTGGGGCAAACTGGATTTCATCGTCCATGCCATCGGTTTTTCCGACAAGAACGAGCTGAAGGGCCTCTACGCGGATACTACGCGCGAAAACTTCAGCCGAACGATGGTCATCTCCTGCTTTTCCTTTACGGAGATCGCCAGGCGCTGCGCACCGCTGATGGCCGAGGGCGGTTCTATGCTGACGCTGACATATAACGGTTCCACACGCGTCATCCCGAACTACAACGTCATGGGGGTTGCAAAGGCTGCTCTGGAGGCCTCCGTGCGCTATCTCGCCGCCGACTACGGTCCGCGCGGCATCCGCGTTAACGCCATCTCCGCGGGCCCCATCCGCACGCTGGCGGGCGCGGGCATTTCGGATGCCCGTGCAATCCTCTCCTGGAACCAGCGGAATGCTCCCCTGCGCAAGACCGTCAGTATCGATCAGGTCGGCAATTCCGCCCTCTACCTGCTCTCCGACCTGTCCGCAGGCGTGACCGGCGAAATCCATTTTGTGGACGCCGGCTACAACATAACCTCGATGCCGACGCTGGATACGCTGCGCAAGGCAGATGTAGAATAA
- the fabB gene encoding beta-ketoacyl-ACP synthase I: protein MRRVVVTGLGVVSSIGKDAAEVTASLRDAKSGISFSNDFAEHGFKCQVWGRPSLDPTDLVDRRAMRFLSQGGAWNHVAMKQAIADSGLEESVISGNERTGIIMGSGGPSTRTLIEAAEITVKNNSPKRIGPFAVPKAMSSTASATLATWFKIHGVNYSISSACSTSAHCIGNAAEMIQWGKQDVMFAGGHEDLDWTMSNLFDAMGAMSSKYNDTPQTASRAYDVNRDGFVIAGGAGVLVLEELEHAKARGAKIYAEIVGYGATSDGYDMVAPSGEGAVRCMRQALSTVKGDIDYINTHGTSTPVGDSKEIGAIREVFGDKMPHIQSTKSLTGHSLGAAGVQESIYSILMMQEGFIGESAHVKELDPEFDGVPIVRKRIDNAKIDIALSNSFGFGGTNATLVFQRYNG from the coding sequence ATGAGACGGGTAGTTGTCACGGGTCTGGGCGTTGTTTCCTCGATCGGCAAAGATGCCGCTGAGGTCACGGCCTCGCTGCGCGATGCCAAGTCCGGCATTTCCTTCTCCAACGATTTTGCCGAGCATGGCTTCAAGTGCCAGGTCTGGGGCCGTCCCAGCCTCGATCCGACCGATCTGGTCGATCGCCGCGCAATGCGCTTCCTGTCGCAAGGCGGCGCCTGGAATCATGTCGCCATGAAGCAGGCGATTGCCGATTCCGGTCTCGAAGAGTCCGTGATCAGCGGCAACGAACGCACCGGCATCATCATGGGCTCCGGCGGTCCGTCCACCCGCACGCTGATCGAAGCTGCCGAGATCACCGTCAAAAACAACAGCCCGAAGCGCATCGGCCCGTTTGCCGTGCCGAAGGCAATGTCGTCCACGGCATCGGCGACACTTGCAACCTGGTTCAAGATCCACGGTGTCAACTACTCGATCTCGTCGGCCTGCTCGACTTCTGCGCACTGCATCGGCAATGCCGCAGAAATGATCCAGTGGGGCAAGCAGGACGTGATGTTCGCCGGCGGTCACGAAGACCTCGACTGGACCATGTCCAACCTTTTCGACGCCATGGGTGCGATGTCTTCCAAGTACAACGACACGCCGCAAACGGCTTCGCGCGCCTACGACGTCAACCGTGACGGCTTCGTCATCGCTGGCGGTGCCGGCGTTCTCGTTCTTGAAGAGTTGGAGCATGCAAAGGCACGAGGTGCGAAGATCTACGCCGAGATCGTCGGCTACGGCGCGACCTCCGACGGTTACGACATGGTCGCTCCTTCCGGCGAAGGCGCCGTGCGCTGCATGCGCCAGGCACTCTCGACGGTGAAGGGTGATATCGATTACATCAATACGCACGGCACCTCTACGCCGGTGGGCGACAGCAAGGAAATCGGCGCGATCCGCGAGGTCTTCGGCGACAAGATGCCTCACATCCAGTCGACCAAGTCGCTGACGGGTCACTCGCTGGGTGCAGCCGGCGTCCAGGAGTCGATCTATTCGATCCTGATGATGCAGGAAGGCTTCATCGGCGAAAGCGCCCACGTCAAGGAACTCGATCCTGAATTCGATGGAGTGCCTATCGTCCGCAAACGCATTGACAACGCCAAGATCGACATCGCTCTGTCCAACTCCTTCGGCTTCGGCGGCACCAACGCGACGCTCGTTTTCCAGCGCTACAACGGATAA
- the fabA gene encoding 3-hydroxyacyl-[acyl-carrier-protein] dehydratase FabA, protein MTTKQSSFTYEEILTCGRGEMFGPGNAQLPLPPMLMFNRITQISEDGGPHGKGFIRAEFDITPDLWFFPCHFMGDPVMPGCLGLDAMWQLTGFFLGWLGEPGKGRAISTGEVKFTGMVTPKTKLVEYGIDFKRVMRGRLVLGIADGWMKADGEVIYKATDLRVGLFQEKAD, encoded by the coding sequence ATGACAACGAAACAATCCAGCTTCACCTATGAGGAAATCCTGACCTGTGGCCGTGGCGAAATGTTCGGCCCGGGTAATGCGCAGCTGCCGCTGCCGCCGATGCTGATGTTCAATCGCATTACGCAGATTTCCGAAGACGGTGGACCGCATGGCAAGGGTTTCATTCGCGCCGAATTCGACATCACGCCTGACCTCTGGTTCTTCCCCTGTCACTTCATGGGCGATCCCGTGATGCCGGGTTGCCTCGGCCTTGACGCGATGTGGCAGCTGACCGGCTTCTTCCTCGGCTGGCTAGGCGAGCCTGGCAAGGGCCGTGCAATCTCTACCGGCGAGGTGAAGTTCACCGGCATGGTGACGCCGAAGACGAAGCTTGTCGAATACGGCATCGACTTCAAGCGCGTCATGCGCGGCCGTCTCGTTCTCGGCATCGCCGATGGCTGGATGAAGGCCGACGGTGAGGTCATCTACAAGGCTACCGATCTGCGCGTCGGCCTTTTCCAGGAAAAGGCCGACTGA
- the irrA gene encoding iron response transcriptional regulator IrrA: protein MAAAAPIAIEARLRSAGLRPTRQRVALGDLLFAKGDRHLTVEELHEEAVTAGVPVSLATVYNTLHQFTEAGMIRVLAVESAKTYFDTNVSDHHHFFVEGDNEVLDIPVSNLTIGNLPEPPPGMEIAHVDVVIRLRPKR, encoded by the coding sequence ATGGCGGCTGCAGCCCCGATCGCAATCGAAGCCAGACTGCGCAGCGCAGGCCTGCGACCGACGCGTCAACGCGTTGCGCTCGGCGATCTGCTTTTTGCGAAAGGCGACCGGCATCTGACTGTCGAGGAACTGCACGAGGAAGCAGTTACCGCCGGCGTTCCGGTTTCTCTGGCGACCGTCTACAACACGCTGCACCAGTTTACCGAAGCCGGCATGATCCGTGTTCTCGCCGTCGAGAGCGCCAAGACCTATTTTGACACCAACGTTTCCGATCATCATCACTTCTTTGTCGAAGGCGATAATGAAGTGCTGGATATTCCGGTCAGCAACTTGACGATCGGCAATCTACCGGAGCCGCCGCCGGGCATGGAAATCGCCCATGTCGACGTTGTAATCCGCCTGCGCCCGAAGCGCTGA
- a CDS encoding trimeric intracellular cation channel family protein: MSLLVYLDYAGIALFAATGALAASRKQLDLIGFLFFAMVTGTGGGTVRDIVLGRVPVFWVLNPAYIVICCLVGIVVFFTAHLVESRYRLLIWLDAVGLAAYCVMGAAKGLAATGSPTIAIVTGTLTATFGGVLRDLMANEPSVLLRPEIYITAALFGAGIFTGATELGLPLYGASALGVVAAFAVRGGALWFGWTFPTYRHKPGRHPDDVM, from the coding sequence ATGTCTCTGCTCGTCTATCTCGATTATGCTGGCATCGCACTCTTTGCCGCGACGGGTGCACTCGCCGCCTCGCGCAAGCAGCTCGACCTCATCGGCTTCCTCTTCTTCGCTATGGTAACAGGCACCGGCGGCGGCACGGTGCGCGATATCGTGCTTGGCCGCGTGCCGGTATTCTGGGTGCTGAACCCAGCCTATATCGTCATCTGCTGTCTGGTAGGCATCGTGGTTTTTTTCACCGCCCATCTCGTGGAGTCGCGTTACCGGCTGCTGATCTGGCTCGATGCGGTGGGGCTCGCCGCCTATTGCGTCATGGGTGCGGCCAAGGGACTTGCCGCGACAGGCTCGCCGACGATCGCGATCGTGACGGGGACACTGACGGCAACTTTCGGGGGCGTGTTGCGCGATCTGATGGCGAACGAGCCCTCCGTGCTCCTGAGACCCGAAATCTACATCACTGCGGCACTCTTCGGTGCGGGCATCTTTACCGGTGCAACTGAACTCGGCCTGCCGCTTTATGGCGCATCCGCCCTTGGCGTTGTCGCAGCCTTTGCCGTACGCGGCGGCGCATTATGGTTCGGATGGACGTTCCCGACCTACAGGCACAAGCCCGGTCGCCACCCTGACGATGTCATGTGA
- a CDS encoding YdcF family protein: MFLFSKLVWVVGQPLSLVFFLILFSFLAVVLRFRSLAVFFSALGTLLLFVILFTTTGNYLLQDLELRFPKPDRDPDNLQCLIVLGGAFENEVNTTSHGIEFNAGADRFIEALRLAQRYPQSRILISGGDGSISGKYEGDAAASARFFPLFGIARERLVEDRTSRTTFENAINTKELLASQGLSNCLMITSGYHMPRSVGIFRKQGIDVVPWPTDYRTDGHVALRIDFTQPSLNAQNMATAVREWFGLVGYYLAGRTSELYPA, encoded by the coding sequence TTGTTTCTCTTCTCGAAGTTAGTCTGGGTCGTCGGCCAGCCGCTATCGCTGGTGTTCTTCCTAATTCTCTTTTCATTCCTTGCCGTCGTTCTCCGCTTCAGGAGCCTCGCCGTATTTTTCTCGGCGCTCGGCACACTGCTGCTCTTCGTCATCCTTTTCACCACAACAGGCAATTACCTCCTCCAGGATCTGGAATTGCGCTTTCCAAAGCCGGACCGCGATCCGGATAACTTGCAATGCTTGATCGTTCTCGGCGGCGCGTTTGAAAATGAGGTGAATACGACCAGCCACGGAATCGAGTTCAATGCAGGCGCGGACCGTTTTATCGAAGCGCTGCGGCTGGCGCAGCGATATCCGCAATCGCGTATTCTGATTTCGGGCGGGGACGGCTCGATTTCTGGAAAATATGAAGGCGATGCGGCCGCCTCGGCGCGCTTCTTTCCGCTTTTCGGGATTGCGCGTGAACGGCTTGTCGAAGACAGAACATCGCGCACGACCTTCGAAAATGCGATTAATACCAAGGAGCTGCTTGCAAGCCAGGGACTTTCGAACTGCCTGATGATCACATCCGGCTATCACATGCCGCGTTCGGTCGGCATTTTTCGCAAGCAGGGCATCGATGTCGTGCCGTGGCCGACGGATTACCGGACGGATGGTCATGTAGCGCTGCGCATCGACTTCACGCAGCCGAGCCTCAATGCGCAGAACATGGCGACTGCCGTGCGCGAATGGTTCGGTCTCGTCGGCTATTACCTTGCTGGTCGAACGTCCGAGCTCTATCCAGCCTGA
- a CDS encoding helix-turn-helix domain-containing protein — MSALENFAENLRRLCLAKAGSISAAARGMQIGRSQIESYLQARRAPGRASVKRICEYLGVTEEEMYQRPVAVDLDHGRPSAQRILSAARDALEPLLFADPSAGIAPGIYHAYMTIPGTPESLLCAVVVLAKQGSATTFRRLTNRAIKKGEYWSRFTGDHKGIVVERLNCLSFVAANQIGTQEPTLMRLRWLPFSEKLLGGHAMIFTPAGPSFSAVVMVPLSTKTNLRTALRLAKVYRTADEAVPRIVRDMITQQRADFISSVTRDLG, encoded by the coding sequence ATGTCTGCACTTGAGAATTTCGCCGAAAATCTGCGGCGCCTCTGCCTTGCCAAGGCAGGCAGCATCAGCGCTGCCGCGCGCGGTATGCAAATCGGCCGCTCGCAGATTGAATCCTATCTTCAGGCGCGGCGCGCACCGGGCCGGGCCTCTGTAAAGAGGATCTGTGAATATCTCGGTGTGACCGAGGAAGAGATGTACCAGCGGCCGGTTGCGGTCGATTTGGACCACGGCCGTCCATCGGCGCAACGCATCTTGTCTGCGGCGAGGGATGCACTGGAGCCGCTCCTCTTTGCCGATCCTTCCGCCGGCATCGCACCCGGCATTTATCATGCCTACATGACGATCCCTGGTACGCCGGAGAGCCTACTTTGTGCCGTTGTTGTTCTTGCAAAGCAGGGAAGCGCCACGACTTTCCGTCGTCTTACCAATCGAGCGATCAAGAAGGGCGAATATTGGTCCCGCTTCACCGGCGATCATAAAGGCATTGTCGTCGAGCGGCTCAATTGCCTTTCCTTCGTCGCAGCCAATCAGATTGGTACGCAAGAGCCGACGCTGATGCGCCTTCGGTGGCTGCCATTCTCCGAGAAGCTGCTTGGAGGGCACGCCATGATTTTTACGCCCGCCGGACCGTCCTTCAGCGCCGTTGTGATGGTGCCGCTGAGCACGAAGACAAACCTCAGAACGGCGCTGCGCCTCGCGAAAGTCTACCGAACGGCCGATGAGGCCGTTCCGCGGATC